TCTTTTATTAATAGTAAATGTCCATAAGAATATTGGACTTAGAGTTGTCAATAATCTTTTCTATTCTTTTAAAAAACTGTTCGTTTACCATCGGGCATCCGTGACTATTGCTTATATAATAATCCTGTTCTTCGTAAGGAACAGCAGAATAATGATGCAAAACAATTGCTCTTTTTAAAGCATTGTTATTACTTTCTTCTAAACCAGCCAATCGATATGCTTTTCCAAAAATGCCTTTATAGGTTTTTCCAACAGAATATCTGCCTAGAGCGGTGCAATTAGAATTTGGCATATTACTGAACTTAAGCGCTCCTTTCACTCCTGTTTCTGAACCGGAACCATGAGCTACGAGACCTTGATCTACAACTTCATCTTTCTGGAGATCATAAACAAAAAATCGATTTTTACCAGAAGGCACTTTCATATCAATCAAAAAAACTATTTTCTGATTGTATTTAGGATCGGTGGAAATCATATCTTTTATCCCTGCAATTCTAACATTAATTCTTTCCATTTCGATCGTAGAAATAGTTTCTTCTTCTTTAAAAGAAAATTTAGACCCCGTAAAAAAGCTTATTGACATAAATAAAGCCAAATAGAACAGTTTCATTTACTTATTGAAAATTTAATGTTAAACCAAAAAGACTAGTGTTGGCTGCCAACGTATATCTAGAATAAGAATAATTAAATTTCAGTTTATTCATTTTCAAACCAAAACCTAAAGAAACGCCCGAAAAGTTACGCTGTTCGTCTACTCTTAATTCTTCGCCTCTTCTAAAATTATATCCTACTCTAAAATTGAATGCTTTTTTAGGAAAAAGCTCAACGCCAAAAGCTACGTGTCTTAGAGCATTGTTCACAAAAGAAACTTTTTCTGGACTTGTAGAGCCGTCGATATTAGTTTCTCCTCTAACTGGATTGGAAAAAGAAATATTCCATTGCTGTAAATTTTCTAAGGAAAGATGCCAACGAATTGGAACATGCTCTAATTCTTGAGAAATACCTGCTACAATTTCAAATGGAAGATTTTCTTTAATTCCTGAATAAGTAGTAAACTGTGTCCCCATATTTCTAAATACAAGAGCAAAATTTAGGTCATTCATTACGTCTACATATAAAAACCCCAAATCGACTGCACCACCTATAGAATTATAACTTTCCAAAGAAGAAGTTATCAATTTTGCACTAGCTCCAATATATAAATCGGTATAAGGAACATTGTAGGCATATCCAACTGATAACGCACCTTCGCTTCCCGTAAAATTAGAAGTTGCCTGACCATTTTCATCATAACCTTCAAATGTACCATAGTTCACATAAGTAACTCCAGCATAAATAGTTTGCACGTGTCTATCGTAGGTATAAGCGTACGATGCTGTACCATAAGAGGCTTCCCCGTAATAACTTCCGTAATTTAATGCCAAATGATTGTCCATGTCTGCGTTTATAAGAGCGGGGTTCGACATAGCTTGATTAACATCTTCATCATATATTGTAATAACATCCCCTCCCAATGCTGCTTGCCTCGGCGAAGTGGTCAAATTTAAAAACTGGTAAGTGTAGCGCCCTCCAACCTGTCCGAAAGAAGACGAACAAATTAAGATTGTAGAAAATAAAACAAGTTTTTTGAGCATTTGTTTTTGGCGCACCTATATGGGAATAACGCAAGTGCAAATATAAAATTATATAACACTAAAAATAAAGTACAATAAAAAAATTCCAAACTCCAATCATTGAAAATTGGAATTTGGAATTTATATCATTAGCTAAAAGAATATTATTTCAAATCTTTAGCATTTTTTACTTTCTGATCTGTTAAAGCAAAAGCTAAAACTTCGCTCATTTCTTTTACATAATAAAAACTTAAACCTTCTAAATATTCTGCTTTAATTTCATCAATATCGCTTTTGTTTTCGTGGCAAAGAATAATTTCTTTAATCCCTGCTCTTTTTGCTGCTAAGATTTTTTCTTTAATACCACCCACTGGCAATACTTTTCCGCGAAGCGTAATTTCGCCAGTCATAGCTAAACTTTTCTTCACTTTTTTCTGAGTTAAAAGCGAAACTAAAGAAGTAAGCATTGCAATACCAGCACTTGGCCCATCTTTTGGAGTTGCTCCTTCTGGAACATGTAAGTGAATGTTATACTTCTGAAATAGTTCTGTACTAATCCCTAATTTCTTAGCATTTGCTTTAATGTATTCTAAAGCAATTGTAGCAGACTCTTTCATTACAGTCCCAAGGTTTCCTGTAATGGCCAGAGATCCTTTTCCTTCAGAAATCAAAGATTCAATAAACAAAATATCTCCTCCAACACTTGTCCAAGCTAAACCTGTTACGACACCTGCGACATCGTTATTTTCATATTTATCGCGTTCTAATCTTGGCACTCCCAAAATCGCTACAATATCTTCATCTGTAACTTTCTTGTTGTACTCCTCTTCCATTGCAACAGATTTTGCTGCATTTCTAATTACTTGTGCAATTTTAGTCTCTAAATTACGAACCCCCGATTCTCTAGTGTAACCTTCAATGATTTTTTCTAATTGCTTTTTGCCAATAGTCAGATCTTTTGCGGTTAAGCCGTGAGCTTCTAATTGTTTTGGAAATAAATGTCTTTTAGCAATTTCAACCTTTTCTTCAATAGTGTAGCCGGACATTTTGATAACTTCCATTCTATCACGCAAAGCTGGCTGAATTGTAGCCATATTATTTGAAGTCGCAATAAACATAACTTTAGACAAATCATATCCCATTTCAAGGAAATTATCATAAAAAGAACTGTTTTGCTCTGGATCTAAAACCTCTAATAAAGCTGAAGACGGATCGCCGCTATTACTGTTTGACAATTTATCGATTTCGTCTAAAATAAATACAGGATTTGATGTTCCTGCTTTTTTCAAACTCTGAATAATACGTCCTGGCATTGCTCCAATATACGTTTTTCTATGACCTCGAATCTCTGCTTCATCACGTAAACCTCCTAAAGAAATACGAACATACTCTCTTCCTAAAGCTTCTGCAACAGAACGCCCGATTGAGGTTTTACCAACTCCTGGAGGCCCTGTTAAACATATAATTGGCGATTTCATGTCATTTCGCAATTTTAAAACTGCCAAATGCTCAATCATTCTTTTCTTAACTTCATCAAGTCCAAAATGATCTTTATCTAAAATTTTCTGCGCGTGTTTTAAATCGAACTTATCTTTAGAATATTCACCCCAAGGCAATTCTAAAAACAATTCTAAATAATTGCGCTGAATTCCAAAATCTGGTGATTGCGGATTCATACGACGCATTTTAGACAATTCTTTCTCGAAATGTTTCTGGGTTTTTTCGTCCCATT
The Flavobacterium humidisoli DNA segment above includes these coding regions:
- a CDS encoding murein L,D-transpeptidase catalytic domain-containing protein, coding for MKLFYLALFMSISFFTGSKFSFKEEETISTIEMERINVRIAGIKDMISTDPKYNQKIVFLIDMKVPSGKNRFFVYDLQKDEVVDQGLVAHGSGSETGVKGALKFSNMPNSNCTALGRYSVGKTYKGIFGKAYRLAGLEESNNNALKRAIVLHHYSAVPYEEQDYYISNSHGCPMVNEQFFKRIEKIIDNSKSNILMDIYY
- the porQ gene encoding type IX secretion system protein PorQ, with the protein product MLKKLVLFSTILICSSSFGQVGGRYTYQFLNLTTSPRQAALGGDVITIYDEDVNQAMSNPALINADMDNHLALNYGSYYGEASYGTASYAYTYDRHVQTIYAGVTYVNYGTFEGYDENGQATSNFTGSEGALSVGYAYNVPYTDLYIGASAKLITSSLESYNSIGGAVDLGFLYVDVMNDLNFALVFRNMGTQFTTYSGIKENLPFEIVAGISQELEHVPIRWHLSLENLQQWNISFSNPVRGETNIDGSTSPEKVSFVNNALRHVAFGVELFPKKAFNFRVGYNFRRGEELRVDEQRNFSGVSLGFGLKMNKLKFNYSYSRYTLAANTSLFGLTLNFQ
- the lon gene encoding endopeptidase La, translating into MSNHKILTIDNLSLQEFDSEAELIPLLTPEDEEEMNNEELPVSLPILPLRNTVLFPGVVIPISAGRDKSIKLINDANAGGKIIGVVSQINEEDEDPSKDDIHKVGTVARILRVLKMPDGNVTVILQGKKRFEIDEVVLEEPYMTATIKEVAEERPDENDSEFTAILDSVKELAIQIIKESPNIPSEATFAIKNIESQSFLINFVSSNMNLSVKEKQGLLSINGLKERALETLRYMNVELQKLELKNDIQSKVRFDLDQQQREYFLHQQMKTIQEELGGVSQEEEMDEMGQKAKTKKWDEKTQKHFEKELSKMRRMNPQSPDFGIQRNYLELFLELPWGEYSKDKFDLKHAQKILDKDHFGLDEVKKRMIEHLAVLKLRNDMKSPIICLTGPPGVGKTSIGRSVAEALGREYVRISLGGLRDEAEIRGHRKTYIGAMPGRIIQSLKKAGTSNPVFILDEIDKLSNSNSGDPSSALLEVLDPEQNSSFYDNFLEMGYDLSKVMFIATSNNMATIQPALRDRMEVIKMSGYTIEEKVEIAKRHLFPKQLEAHGLTAKDLTIGKKQLEKIIEGYTRESGVRNLETKIAQVIRNAAKSVAMEEEYNKKVTDEDIVAILGVPRLERDKYENNDVAGVVTGLAWTSVGGDILFIESLISEGKGSLAITGNLGTVMKESATIALEYIKANAKKLGISTELFQKYNIHLHVPEGATPKDGPSAGIAMLTSLVSLLTQKKVKKSLAMTGEITLRGKVLPVGGIKEKILAAKRAGIKEIILCHENKSDIDEIKAEYLEGLSFYYVKEMSEVLAFALTDQKVKNAKDLK